The Deltaproteobacteria bacterium DNA segment GGACGACTTCCTCTCACTTCCAATTCAATTACCTTGGGCCTCACGTATTCTGCGATTCATTGCTTTTGCTGGCCTGATTAATCTCTTCATCATTCCCTGGGCGCCCTACACCTTTAATATTCGTCAATGCGGAGTCGTTTCCGTCTTTTGCCTTGTCATGAACCTAACCGCTGGCTCTATCTGTTTTCAAAAAGGCGACCGCTCGGCCGGGTATTATATGTTGGCATGGTCCACATTTCTAATCGGCGGCCTGAGCGTGGCTTTGAACAAATTTGGCATCATTAGCAAAGCTCCTGCATCGGAATATGCTCTACAAGTAGGATCCGCTCTGGAGGTTATTCTTCTCTCGTTTGCCTTGGGTTATCGAATGAACCTACTGGAAGAGCAAAATCACGAGGCCAACCGGCAGCGCACGATGCTTCGCAAAGAGATGACGAGCCACCTACAATCACGATTGCACATCTTTTCTAGAGTCACCTCGGAACTGAATAAACCTCTCGGCGAGATGCATCGTTTGCTGCGCTTACTTTCAGAGAACATGGTCGGCGCCTCAAGCGTTGTAGACTTTCTCTTCCCGGGCAGTATCGGCGATGACAACAAAACCAAAATCGATCTTGAACGCAGTGTCGAAGAGCGAAGATCCCATTTGAAGACTTTGGATGAGTCATTTAAGAACGTCTCTCTTGTGGTCCGCGAACTTCAAGGCATGGGAGTAGTGGGTGGCCGGCTCAACGAAAAAATATCTCTGCAACACCTCATTAAAAATGCACTTGAGCGCGTGAAAAATGAGCACGGTGTACGCAATTATCAGAAGATTAGTTTGAAGATAGATAACTCAAACCTAGACGATATTGGGCATACCTTTGGTAATCCATACATCATTGGACATGCCACCTCCGCAATCATCTTAAATGCTTTTACTTATTGCCTCGACTCCCTCAATCCCTCCGTACTGATTGTCGTCACCGAAGGCGCTCAAACTAGAACCATTACTGTTAAGAATAATGGACCGGCCATACCTCTTGATACGGTATCCACTCTCTTTGATCATTCTCGGTCTGTTACGGGCAACCAAGCTACCAGCTTACCGGTCCTGAGAACCGTTCTGCAGCAACAGGGCGCGAATGTTCGTCTGCTCGATTCAGGCAACCAAAGTGGATGGGTCCAATTTGAGATTATTCTACCCAAGAATAAAGCGATAAGACCACAATCGGAAAGGACTGTGGCATGAAGTACTTCTCTGTGCTCTTGGCTGTACTGTCCTTTCTAGCACCGCAGTACGTTTCTGCTGATCCTGTCAAACCCTGGACTCTTGGAAATACGAACACTGAACAACTCATGGGGAATGGGTCGCAGTTCATATTTTTCGACCACAACAACGACCTAACTCCATTAGAAGCCATGCGATATGCTCGAGAAGGAAAGTTCACAACAGTCGCAATCGAGACTCCCTCTTTGGGTTACACCGAAACGACAACTTGGATTTACATCAAGTTAGATGCAGCGAATATTTCCGCTAAGGATTGGTACATCGTACTCAGAAACCCTTCCCTGAGTTTAATCGACGTCTACGAGTCTTCAGGCAGCCGAACCATTCCAAGGTGGCGAACAGGCAGTACTCGCTCCTTTTACTCCCGTCCGGTTTCTCACCGAGACTTTCTCTTTCCGGTCGACTTCAAAGTTCACACAAGCCAAGAGTTTTTAATTCGGGTTCGCTCTGCAATTGCAATGCAACTCCCTCTCTCAGTACAAAGTTACGATGGGTTTTGGGCTGACGAACAATACCACCAAGCTCAGATAGGGCTCTTCTTCGGTATGGCCATCGTCATGGTCATCTTTAATCTCTTCATTTTTCTGATGATTGGTGACCGTGGCTATATTCCGTATGTCATCTTTGTCATTTCACTGACAACATTCCTCGGTACCATTGAAGGGCTCGGCTACCAGTTCTTTTGGCCGGAGAGTTCGCGTCTAAACGGGGCCGCACTCACGGTATCTCTCGCCGCATCTGCCGCATCTGGACTGCTCTTTGTAAATTGGTTCCTCGAAATGGAGACCATTCGGCCTCGAACCTCTATTGCTCTAACCCTTGTAACAAGAATGCTCTGGCTTGTGGCTTTAGCTGGAATCTTTATGCCCTTTAGCACCGTCATCAAGCCCGCCATTGGACTGTCTGTTCTCGGCGTAACCATCGCATTTGTGACGGGCTTAGCGGAATGGAAGAATGGCTCGGCCACTGCAAGGTATTTTACCATCTCGTGGCTCGGCATCGTCTTTGGCGCATTCGCGCTTGCATTTAGTAAGCTGGGTTTTATTCCTCGTACTACTATTACAACCTACAGCTTGCATTATGGAGCCGCCGCGGAATTCGTGATGCTGGCCATGGCTTTAGGTGCTCGAATCAATCGTGTGCGAGAAGAAACAGTACAAGCCGACGCTGAATCCGAAAAACTACGCCGCCAACTCAATAAAGAGATGGAAGCCAGGATTCAAATCTTCTCAAATATAGCTCAAGCACTGGATAAACCACTGCGTTCCCTGGAGGATGCTGCCGGGCATTATCGCCAAAGCTTAGCAAGCGCGACCTACATCACCGACTCCGTGTTCGACCTCTCAGATGGTACCACACAGGTGAATGATATGAGTCTGCGCGCAGAAAAGAACAATATCGACCAGCGTCATCACCTAACGGCGCTTGAGCGGCATTCCCAAAGACTGGCCGACGTTGTTGAGGAGATGAATGCTTTAAGCAACGAGCCAAAGAAATCAAACCGCCTTATCTCGCTCAACGAGCTTTGGGAAAGAGCCATCGAAGATAGCCGCCAATCGGTTGGAGATGTTTTTAGTCATGTTCAATTTAAAGAAAATATCTCCAGCGCTTCCTCACAGGTTCTGGTGCATGGAAACCCGTTTATTCTAACAGATGCACTGAACTCGATGCTTACCTACGCTATTCGGCATGCGCTCACCGGCAGAATGCCTGTCTTACACGTGCGCATGACAGAGGAAAGCAACTGCGTTCGATTACTCTTCGGCAGCAATGGTAATCCCATCTCGCCAGAACTGGCTTTTGAAATCTTTGATGTTGAAAATGAGTCCATTCAAACTGACTTAGCTGTCACGCGAGCAATTATTCAACAACAAGGTGGCAATATCATTCTACGCAACCCTGGGCGTGCAGACCGAGCCACCGAGTTTGAGTTCACATTGTCCAAAGAGAGTTCCGGTTTATAGCCAGTCCGAGATGTAAGGAATGAGGTCATTCATATACCGATAAAGGCCTTTGCGACTCGACTTAATTTGCTTACGTTGATGCAATGTTAACTTACGTGCACTGTACGCTCTTCCCTGAACCACAACTTCTTCAAGGGTCGATAGATTCTCTAAATCCTTAGATGGGTCACTGGAGAGTACGAGTAGATCTGCTTGAGCGCCCTCTTTTATAACTCCGGTATCTTCCAAGCCAAGCCGCTGAGCCGCCACCACTGTAGCCGAGGCCAAAGCCTGCTCGCTTGACATACCCGCCTGAACCAACAAATTCAGCTCATCATAAAAAGACGCTCCGGGGACGATATTATCCATCGGGCTATCGGTACCCACCATGATCGGGACACCTGCTTTATGGAGGGCTTTAACCGTTTTCATCATTTTCGGAATAGCCACCTTAGCCGATTTTCGAACACTTTTTTTCAAGCTGTAATAATGGGTTCCATTCGTGTCTGAATACCAGTCGGGCATAAGTCTGAGCTTCGGTTTCGGTAATTTTCTATTCTTATGAGAAGCTAGGTATCCGATACCAACAAGGGAGGGTACGTGAGCCGACTTGTATAACTGCGCCATCCGAACCGAGATTCCAAGGCGCTCCTTATTGAATTTTTTACGCCATGACTTCAGCCAACCTGACACATCTTGGGTTCTAAAGCCCGGTGACACCACATCGAGCACACCGTGCAGGTGATGCACCTCGTCCATACTGGCGCCTTCAATCCCAAGTCGGTTATTCATACGACCGACGACCGGAAGCCCCAGTTCCTCAGAACGTTTCTTGATCGCTAAAAATACTTGAGGTGGCAGCGTTGGGTATACTTTAATGCAGCTCGCTCCGGCCTCATGCCGCGCATTCACCGCTTCAATCGCGTCCTCGGGGTTATCTAAATGCTCGGAAATCGAAGTGCCCTGAGGTCCATCTAACGGTGTTCCACAGCCCAGCAGTCTCGGACCGATTCGTTCACCCTTCGAGATATCTTGAGCCAGTTCAAAAATTTCATCTCCATCACTCAGGTTACGCACAGTGGTTACGCCATGCATTAAATAGAGTGTATTAAAGAGTTCTAAGTCGGGCTGGAAGCGCGGCGAATGAACATGAACATCGATTAAACCCGGCATCACATAACGAGCGATATTGCGGCGCTCTGTCTTCGCTGCCGGTACAATCGATTCGATGACCCCATTTTTAAGCGTGATGGTTTGATGTGAAAGTATGGGTTGTCCTGGATTAATGATGTGGACATTCGCAAAAGTTTTATCGAGGGTCAGTGGAACAGCAAGAGCCGGTAAAGCTGCGATATTCCAAACGATGGTCAACACACTTAGTGCGAGCACTATAATTGTGATGAAGGCATACCCTACGACCCTAAGCATTCGAACCCGACTTTCCAGCTGTAAGCTTTAGTGAAAACCTATATCGCAGGTTCGAGATCGCTACCAATTAGACAATGGTTAGCGGGTCGCGGCTGGCGCCAGCCTTCTCGAGGCGTTCGAGGTAATCGCCCCATAGGTGGTCTTGATTCTCACCCAACTCATAGAGCCATTCGAAGCTATAAAGACCTGTATTGTGGCCATCGTCGAAATCAATCCGAACAGCATAATTGCCCACCGGCTCGACCAATTTGATGCCCACCTTCTTCTTGCCTGTCTGCAGAACCGATTCGGACTCCGTATGTCCTCGAACCTCTGCTGAAGGGCTATAAACCCTCAGAAATTCATAGGAAAACTCGAATTCTTTTTCGTTCGAAAAAATCAACAACATCTTGTTGTCATCGTTATTAAGGCGAATCTCAGTCAATACCGGTGCCAAGTCCATCTCTACATTCCTCCTACAGGTGAAAATGTGTCTATCAGACTGAAGCGATAGATCCAGCCCGTATTTGCAGGGCTGACCCACCCCTGGTAGACCACCTCGCCAATAAAACTCGGAGAATTTTATGCGCTACATAACACTTACATCTTTGATATTACTTGCCGCCTGCGCAAACCAAAACCAGTCCGTCACAACTTTACCCTCACCGGAAGCCCAGTCCATGCAAGCCCCCATTGCTCAAATTAAGCCCCATGTTACCCAGCTTCATGGAACCCAACGTACCGATAACTATTTTTGGCTACGAGAAAAAACCAATCCGGAGACCATTGCGTACCTAGAGAACGAAAATAAATATACCCAAGCGCAAATGATTCACACAGAAGCGCTTCAAAAATCGCTTTATGACGAGATGCTGCACCGGATTGTCGAGGACGATGCATCCGTACCGAATCGCAAAGGCGACTACCTTTATTACTCGCGCACGGTAAGCGGGAAGCCCTACTCTATCTATTGCCGAAAAGAGATAAAACCAGATGCGCCCGAAGAGATCCTTCTTGATGTCAATGCGCTCGCCGATGGCAAAAAATACATGGATCTCGGAATATTTGAAGTAAGCCCCGACCACAGCATTCTCGCGTTTTCTACGGATTCCAGCGGTTATGAACAATTCACCCTGCAATTCAAAGATCTCAAAACAGGAAAAATGCTTCCAGACACCATTGAGAAAACTTACGACTCGGCCGCTTGGGGCAACGATAACGCAACGATATTCTACACCACTGTCGACGAAGCCAATCGCCCATACCGGCTGCACAGCCATCGCCTCGGCTCTGAAAGCCAAGACGACAAGATTGTTTACGAGGAGGCCGACGACCGGTTCTTCCTCAACGTAGAGAAAACTCGGAGTGGACAATTCATCACGATGTCACTCGAAAGCGCCATCACAACAGAGGTCCATACGATCAACGCCGATACCCCAAGTGAAGCCTTGAAAGTCGTGCTACCTCGCCAACAAGGTCACGAGTATGGAATCGACCATCACGGCGACCATTTCTACATACTCTCCAATTTAAATGCCCAGAACTTTAAACTTCTACGTACTCCCACAGCAAAGACAAACCTCGACTCATGGCAAACGGTCATTGAGCACTCCGACTCAGTTACCCTCAATAGTATCGCTGCGTTCCAAAACTACTTGGTCCTCTGGGAGCGGTCGGACGGGTTGCCTCAACTGCGGATCAAGGAACTGAACACGCAAGGTGCTGAACATAGAATTTCTTTCGACGAGGCAAGCTATGACGTCTGGCCCAGCACAAATGAAGAATTTTCAACTGATATCTTCCGCTTTAAATACACTTCCATGAAAACTCCAAGCTCTGTCTTTGACTATGACATGAAGACAAAGAGCAAGACGCTGATGAAAGAGATGCCAGTTCGTGATTACGACCGCTCGCAATATGTGACCGACCGAATTTTCGCGGAAGCCAAAGACGGCGTTAAAGTTCCAATATCGATTATTCGCAAAAAGACTGTGGCCGCCAATGCCAAAGCTCCCATGCTTCTCTATGGATACGGTTCATATGGCTATCCCTATGACGCATCGTTTCGTTCAAGCTGGTTTTCATTGCTCGACCGGGGCATGACGATTGGCATCGCTCATATCCGAGGAGGCGGTGAATACGGCCGCCAATGGAAACTAGACGGCAAGCTTGAAAAGAAAATGAACACGTTCACTGACTTTATAGCCTGTGCAGAGCATCTCACTCAAAATGGCTACACCCAATCAGACAGACTCATCATCGAAGGACGCAGCGCAGGTGGGTTGCTCATGGGTGCGGTCATGAACATGCGCCCCGACCTCTTCAAAGCAGTCGTTGCAGGCGTACCCTTTGTGGATGTTGTAAACACCATGCTCGATGAAACGATTCCGCTGACCGCCATCGAATGGGAAGAATGGGGTAATCCGAATCAAGAAAAAGATTTTCACACCATCAATGCATACTCGCCATACGATAACATCAAGGCGCAGAACTACCCCGCAACGCTTATCCTCGCGGGCCTCAATGACCCAAGAGTCCATTACTGGGAACCCGCTAAATTTACGGCGAAACTACGAGCCACCCGAACGGGTACCCAGAAACTACTACTAAAAACCAATATGGGCGCGGGGCACGGAGGTTCTTCAGGTCGTTATGGTCGGCTCAAGGAAAAAGCTTTTGAATATGCTTTTATGCTCGACCAGATAGGCGTGACAAAATAGGTCGTGGATTGAGCACCGAATCCATAATTGTGAAACGGTGCTCAACTCGCGCTTTAATCTCTACGATCACAGCAGTCCCTAGTTGTTGAGTGCGCCGCCGTTTATCCAGCTGCCAATCACATCAATGTCTGACTCTGAAAGCATCATTCCTGAGCCAGGCATCACGTTTCCACCAGAGTCTGGTGGGTCATTCGCAATCTTATCGAAAAGTGATGAGTTCGCAGCATCTCCAGGAACGACATACTTGGTAAATCCGCCAACGGTATCAGCACTCACGTCGCCGTTGAGCAGTACATCGTAAGTTGATGCTGCATCGACAAAGAGTACGTTCGAATTGTAGTATTCTTGTCCCGCTGCATCATGACAAGCACTGCAACGCGATTCGATAAGCGGCCAAACATCACCACTGTAGGTAACTTCCCCACCGGCGCCGCCGCAAGCGGTTAGTCCAAGAGTTAATAGCAAAGAGCAGAGTAAGAGCCTCATGTGCATTCCTTTCAAAGAGCTGTCGCATGAATAGGTCTGAATCATAAGTCTCTAGGGTCATTGCGTCAATTAACATCATCCTCGGTCAATACTTCATCAACACAGCTGACCAAAGCGTCACCATAATGCTCGCCGGCTATCATGCCCCCACCATTTTCAACCGAACAAACCTGAACGGGATCAGATGGCTGGCTCGAGACAACAATTTCAAAAAGCCGTCCATCTTCAACAAGTGAATCTAAAAACTGAAATTCGCCATCGCCCGATATTTCAAGCGCTGAGTTCCCCAAGGACAAGACCAAGCCCGCCCCAGTTAATCCCGTCACATTACCACCCACAGCATAGCGGTTGGTCGTGCACCGTACTTCCAAGCTCGTCACGTCTGAACCGTTGAGCGTGCCCTGACCATTTTCCACCACACAGGTTTGATTTGGCCCTTCTGGCTGCTCTAAAACTTCGACCGAAAAAGACGAACCGTCCGGCAGATATGCGGATTGAAAGGTCAGATCACCATTGGCCTCAGGTTGAAGCTCCCAAGTGCCATTGAGGCTCACAGTCAGGCCCTCGCCTGCCATCCCCGACAGCAAACCACCTACGCGAAAGGTGTTCACGCTGCAGCTCACTTCTAGATTCTCAATATTGGCTGCATCGATAACTCCTGAAGCACCAACAATGACACATTCCTGACTTGGGATGCGGGGCTGATTGGCCACCTCTACACTGTAAGTCTCTCCAGGCTGGAGGGGAGAATCTATAAATCCAAACGTACCATCTACCGCTACTTGGATTTGTGCATCGTCATTAAGCTCCAGAACGAGCCCTTCGCCTTGAAGACCTGCGACCGAGCCAGAGACATAATAAACTTCGTCCTCAGGGTCGGGGGTATCCGATGCATCATAAACGTGGGTGTGAATGACACCGTCAGTGCCACAAGAACAAAGTAAAGCCGCGAGACATAACAAACGACTGGGTTGATGCCAGGTTACACGCTGATTCATTTAAAGAGCTCCCAAACGCGGCGACTCCGACATTTGGGCAAATGTAGGGCGCCTCGAAGACGTGTCCTACGACCTTCAATCAACAAAATCAATGCTTAGGGCGTGAGGTACGTCTTCTTCGGGTTCATGATCCCATTGGGGTCAACGTGTTCTCGTGCTGCTTTCAGCATTCCCACACCCAAAGTCGATTTCTCAGCCTCAATCCATGGAAGATGATCCATCCCGACGCCGTGGTGGTGACTCATCGACGCCCCATGCTCACTTATGACTTGGGAAGCGGCTTTTTTAATCGCAGTCCATTGCTCCATCTCGCGCCCGGTGGCTTGCCCAAAGACAAACGTAAAATACAGGCTGCACCCATCATGGTATGAGTGAGAAACGTGGCACATCACCAATGCTCCAGCACCAGGATGAGCGGATTCTGCACGAATTGTGTCGTTGATTGTTTGAATCACGGCTCGGTGCAAGGTGCTTACTTTAGACCAACTGATCGCAGTTTCAAGGGTGTCGACACCCAGACCACGGTCCATCAAAGGGTCTCGTAGATAGGGCATCTCAAAACGATTTTTATACCAATTCTCACCAGCCTTCGGACCAACGGGCAAACCGCCGTGCTTCATGCATATGATATTGGTCTGCGCCACAGCCGGCTTCACATGACTATTATTGCCTTCGATTCCCAAAAGGAGAATACATGCGCCGTCCCCATAACCCGTTGCAGACAACACGTTATTCGTTAAAGCCTTTAGAGTCGTTTCTTCCGTTCCCAGAGACTTAAAATCCATCAGGAAAGCGGTCTCATCCGGATCTGAAAGACGTGCCATTGCGATCGGGATTTCCTCTTGAACGATCTCTCGCAATGCATCCACACCAGAGGCGAAATCTTTAAACAAATAGCCGCGATAATCACGTGCAGGAGGAAGCTTATGAATCTTCACCGTCGCTTCGGTAATAATACCTAAAGTCCCCTCAGAGCCCGCTATAAGGTGATTTAAGTCTGGTCCGGTGGATGCATGCGGAATGGATGCAACCGTGCCCCACTCGCCATTGGGGCTTACCACCCGCGCTGAAACCAACCATTTGTCGGCGGCTCCATAACGATTGGACTGTTGACCTGCACCCTTGGCGGCAATCCAGCCACCCAAGGTCGAGAACTCAAAAGACTGTGGGTAATGCCCAAGCGTAAAGCCTCTGTCTTGTAGAGCACGCTCGAGCTTCGGACCATAAACACCGGCTTGTACAGTTGCCGTCATCGAAACGGTATCAATGGCGATAATATTTTCCATCATGGAGAGGTCTACTGTCCACACACCTGCGTGGCCCTCCTCACCGATGGCTTCAACGCCGCCCACCACGCTCGAGCCGCCCCCGAATGGAACAACGGCTACATTGCGCTTCACTGCAAGCTGCATAATCGCTTCTACTTCGGCCGTTCCTTTTGGATAGAGAACAACGTCTGGAGCGCCTGGTAACTTGCCAGTTCGTAGTCGTAACAAATCTCGATAGCTTCGGCCCAGCGCATGAAAGACGCGCTCATATTGATCGGTACAAACACGCTCTTCACCCAAAATGGCGACGAGCTGCTTGCGCGTTGCTGCGGTCAGTTTAGATTTACCCGCATCGACTTCTTCCCATTTTAACGAAGGGGTGTCCGGTAGTTCGTGACTTCCCAAGTGGCCCTGCACGAACTTCCAAAAGTCGGTGTCTTTACCATGGAAGGGAAAACTTCGTCCGTGCCAGCCCCAACCATTCCACTTCAATCGTTTGCGCGAGTAATCCATAATTTTTCCTCTGAGCATGCAGCCAGTAATGCTTTGGTCCGCCTGCACCATAAAAACTTTGCAAGGCATCGGCAAGGTTATGACCCCTTGCGTCAAAAAAAAGGCTACTTATTATGACTTCCACCACAATACGCCTAGCTTCACAAAGTAGCCCAAAACGAGATAGGCTCCTAAGGGTTCAAAAAGGAAATCACGATGAAGAAACCTCAAGTGCCTGATTTAAATAATAAAATTGTTCTGATCACCGGTGCCACAAATGGCATCGGAAAGCAGACCGCCGAGGCAATCGCACCCAGCGGCGCTACATTGGTGATCGTCGGACGCAATCCTGAAAAAACAGCCCAACTGACCGCAGAACTCCAATCAATGCCTGGCGCAGGTAAAATCCACAGCCTGATTGCCGATTTAAGCTCTCAAGCAGACATCCGAAAACTCGCCGAGGAGTTTAAAAGTTCATTCAGTAGGCTCGATATCCTCATTAATAATGCAGGTGCTCTTTTCACAAGCCATGAAACCACCGTCGATGGCTATGAACGAACCTGGGCCCTTAATCACCTCAACTACTTTTTACTGACGACGCTTCTCAAAGATCTACTCCTCGCCAGCGCGCCTGCTCGGATTGTCAATGTGTCCTCAGATGCACACAAGCCGGCTAAAATGCTTTGGAACGACCTCCAATTCAACCAAGCAACTTTTGCATCGGGCTGGCCTGCTTACTGTCAATCTAAGCTGGCCAACATTCTGTTCACGAAGGAGTTGTCTCGAAAGCTTGCGGGCACGGGAGTCATCACCAATTGCTTGCACCCCGGCTTCGTGAATACCGGATTTGCCAAAAACAATGGTAAATTAGCCAAAGCTGCGATGCTGATTTCGCGTCCCTTTCAACGTAACGCACTCAAAGGTGCAGAAACCGTCATCTGGGCTGCCACAAGTATCGATGCAGGAAAGCTCTCTGGGGAATACCTTTACGACTGTAAGGTTCGCAAACCAACGAGAACCGCTAGAGACGTTGCCGATGCCAAACGGCTATGGAGCCTAAGTGAAGAAATGACCACGACACAGGGTGCCTGGGCCACCGCTTAGACCACTCCATTGGCTACAGAGTTAAGAGATTCAATTTACTGGGCTACCGATAGGTGCGGTCGCGGATGAACCGTTTGTGAAATGAGCTGAACCCAATGGCGGGGGCTTTGAGTCTTGGTGATACTGCCGTGCGCGCCTGCCAACATCGCCGATGCAAGCTGATCTTGCTCATCGAACATCGTCATCACCAATACTTTAACTTGTGGGTAGTCGTTACGTATTTTCCGGATGAAATCGGCACCACGTCCCGTACCGAGACAAAAGTCGACCAGTAAAACATCAACGACTTGGGAATCTAATATACCAGTGACCTCAGCAGCCGTAGAAGTCTCAGCTACAACATCTAGCTTCGCTTCACCTGACAAAAAGCCGGTAAGTCCCATCCGAAAAACCGGATGCTCATCAAACAATAAAACCCTAATCTTAGGGTCGAGATTTTTTATAGTAAGGGATGCAACTGGTTTTTGAGACATCTTCAACCTCAAAGCCGCACGTGCACAAGCCGGCTCTAAATTATTCATATAAGATTTCAATATAAGCTCCCGAGAAAGCCGAGGCGCCCATAACATACCAAACTCAAAGGTCCAGAAAGCAGCATTTATACCAAGTGGTTTATTTTGAGACCGCGAACCATTCAAAAGTGGACTGCCGACAAGCACCACTTTGTCGACAGTCCTAAGCATACTGAGCCCATGGGGCCAGCAGGCGATAAATCGTATGCAGCTTTGCCGGTTTGCCGGTAAGACTCTCTTACTAAAAGCCAAAATCATGCCATCTCCAGATTTTTGGGAAAACTCTTATTAATCAGGTCTTTCTTTGATTTTTGTTCGATTTACATTTTTCTAAATCAACAAAAATGTCATTTCCTGGAGATAAAACGACGTTTTGGTGGTTCTAATCGTCATTCGCACCCAACGTCCAAGCTCGCTATAGTGAACGCTTAAAGCCGTTTTAAATACGACGAAGACGAAATAAACGATGAACCTGTCAGAAGCTGAGTTTACATTTTTTCAAGAGCTGATCATCCAGCGATCGGGCATTGAAATGAAGTCCCGTAAAAGAGCGGTCGTTGCTCAGCGTCTGGAACCCCTCATGGATGAACTTGGACTTATCGCTTTTGGTAAGCTCATCGACCTCATCAAACTAAGCGGTCCCAAAAGTAGTATATACCGGCAAACCATCGATGCACTCCTCACGGCTGATGGCGGACTGTTTCGCGGATTTGGTGCTTATCGCTTTATGAAACACATCGGCATTCCCGAACTGATGCACATCAAGGGGCCGGACAAAAAGCTGAGGATATGGTCTATCGGTTGCGGAGCTGGTGAAGAGCCCTACTCCATAGCCATCGCACTGCGCAACAGCATCCCCGAACTCAGTAAGTGGGATGTGGAAATCATCGGCACCGATATTGCGACCAGCAATATCGAAAAGGCTCGAACCGGACTCTACTATAAAAAAGACATTGCCCGCGGGGCTCCTAAAGAGCTTGTAGAAAACAACTTAGAGTCATTCGGTAAACAATGGAGTATCAAGAAAGAGCATCGAGAGTGGGTTCAGTTTAAGACCATGAACATTCTTAAGCCTTGGGCTGAATTACCCATTTTTGATGTCATCCTGATGCGCAATGTTTTGCTCTACCTAGATGCCAACGGTAGAAATAACGTCATCGCTAAAATATTAAATCAAGTGC contains these protein-coding regions:
- a CDS encoding S9 family peptidase, translated to MRYITLTSLILLAACANQNQSVTTLPSPEAQSMQAPIAQIKPHVTQLHGTQRTDNYFWLREKTNPETIAYLENENKYTQAQMIHTEALQKSLYDEMLHRIVEDDASVPNRKGDYLYYSRTVSGKPYSIYCRKEIKPDAPEEILLDVNALADGKKYMDLGIFEVSPDHSILAFSTDSSGYEQFTLQFKDLKTGKMLPDTIEKTYDSAAWGNDNATIFYTTVDEANRPYRLHSHRLGSESQDDKIVYEEADDRFFLNVEKTRSGQFITMSLESAITTEVHTINADTPSEALKVVLPRQQGHEYGIDHHGDHFYILSNLNAQNFKLLRTPTAKTNLDSWQTVIEHSDSVTLNSIAAFQNYLVLWERSDGLPQLRIKELNTQGAEHRISFDEASYDVWPSTNEEFSTDIFRFKYTSMKTPSSVFDYDMKTKSKTLMKEMPVRDYDRSQYVTDRIFAEAKDGVKVPISIIRKKTVAANAKAPMLLYGYGSYGYPYDASFRSSWFSLLDRGMTIGIAHIRGGGEYGRQWKLDGKLEKKMNTFTDFIACAEHLTQNGYTQSDRLIIEGRSAGGLLMGAVMNMRPDLFKAVVAGVPFVDVVNTMLDETIPLTAIEWEEWGNPNQEKDFHTINAYSPYDNIKAQNYPATLILAGLNDPRVHYWEPAKFTAKLRATRTGTQKLLLKTNMGAGHGGSSGRYGRLKEKAFEYAFMLDQIGVTK
- a CDS encoding FAD-binding oxidoreductase produces the protein MDYSRKRLKWNGWGWHGRSFPFHGKDTDFWKFVQGHLGSHELPDTPSLKWEEVDAGKSKLTAATRKQLVAILGEERVCTDQYERVFHALGRSYRDLLRLRTGKLPGAPDVVLYPKGTAEVEAIMQLAVKRNVAVVPFGGGSSVVGGVEAIGEEGHAGVWTVDLSMMENIIAIDTVSMTATVQAGVYGPKLERALQDRGFTLGHYPQSFEFSTLGGWIAAKGAGQQSNRYGAADKWLVSARVVSPNGEWGTVASIPHASTGPDLNHLIAGSEGTLGIITEATVKIHKLPPARDYRGYLFKDFASGVDALREIVQEEIPIAMARLSDPDETAFLMDFKSLGTEETTLKALTNNVLSATGYGDGACILLLGIEGNNSHVKPAVAQTNIICMKHGGLPVGPKAGENWYKNRFEMPYLRDPLMDRGLGVDTLETAISWSKVSTLHRAVIQTINDTIRAESAHPGAGALVMCHVSHSYHDGCSLYFTFVFGQATGREMEQWTAIKKAASQVISEHGASMSHHHGVGMDHLPWIEAEKSTLGVGMLKAAREHVDPNGIMNPKKTYLTP
- a CDS encoding SDR family oxidoreductase, producing the protein MKKPQVPDLNNKIVLITGATNGIGKQTAEAIAPSGATLVIVGRNPEKTAQLTAELQSMPGAGKIHSLIADLSSQADIRKLAEEFKSSFSRLDILINNAGALFTSHETTVDGYERTWALNHLNYFLLTTLLKDLLLASAPARIVNVSSDAHKPAKMLWNDLQFNQATFASGWPAYCQSKLANILFTKELSRKLAGTGVITNCLHPGFVNTGFAKNNGKLAKAAMLISRPFQRNALKGAETVIWAATSIDAGKLSGEYLYDCKVRKPTRTARDVADAKRLWSLSEEMTTTQGAWATA
- a CDS encoding response regulator transcription factor, with the protein product MSQKPVASLTIKNLDPKIRVLLFDEHPVFRMGLTGFLSGEAKLDVVAETSTAAEVTGILDSQVVDVLLVDFCLGTGRGADFIRKIRNDYPQVKVLVMTMFDEQDQLASAMLAGAHGSITKTQSPRHWVQLISQTVHPRPHLSVAQ